A single region of the Govania unica genome encodes:
- a CDS encoding cytosine permease yields MSTKLETPKAGTEEFSHGSVPESATVAGWNIALVLLGMVLSLPCFLIGAQLGASFGLEIGAQAVVIGALILTFLACLTGMVAQSCRLTTAMIIQTAFGMSGAKVINLVLAITIFGWFGVVTKLFGESLAHVAMTSGLPDLDPRLYMVVGGGLMVLTTVFGFSAIQRVSKVIAPFLIMGLVATAYIAARLVSREQLMATPLDAPSLGIGVSIVIGGLAVGATIFPDFSRFARSRRDALLAAVIGFGLGVSAAFILSAIPSVATGEAELPIILASLGLGLPALALILCSAWTANSSNLYSSALAMATISPKTPHLLLTITAGVLGVLLAVLGISDYLIPFLTLLGIAIPPIAGIYVADFFLVRRAAYLNYGKAGQAAFRPLAFVAWVAGIGIGSATANYLFSLSGIPAVDSVLTAFTVYLVGSKLPFGQKVAPSASRN; encoded by the coding sequence ATGAGTACAAAGCTTGAGACGCCGAAAGCCGGGACAGAGGAATTCTCCCATGGCTCCGTTCCGGAAAGCGCCACCGTGGCCGGCTGGAACATTGCTCTGGTACTGCTTGGCATGGTGCTGTCGCTGCCCTGCTTCCTGATCGGGGCGCAGCTTGGGGCGAGTTTTGGTTTGGAGATTGGGGCTCAGGCGGTAGTGATCGGGGCTTTGATCCTGACGTTTCTTGCCTGTCTGACCGGCATGGTTGCACAAAGCTGCCGGCTGACCACCGCCATGATCATTCAGACTGCTTTTGGCATGAGCGGGGCCAAGGTCATCAATCTGGTGCTGGCGATTACGATCTTTGGCTGGTTCGGGGTGGTCACCAAATTGTTTGGAGAAAGCCTCGCCCATGTGGCCATGACCTCGGGGCTGCCGGATCTGGACCCGCGGCTTTATATGGTGGTCGGCGGCGGGCTCATGGTGCTGACCACGGTATTCGGCTTCAGCGCCATTCAGAGAGTGTCGAAGGTGATCGCTCCGTTTCTGATCATGGGATTGGTGGCGACGGCCTATATCGCCGCCCGGCTGGTGTCGCGGGAGCAATTGATGGCCACGCCGCTGGATGCGCCATCATTGGGCATCGGGGTGTCCATCGTGATCGGCGGGCTTGCAGTCGGGGCCACCATCTTCCCGGATTTCAGCCGCTTTGCCCGTAGTCGCCGCGATGCTTTGCTCGCGGCCGTCATCGGCTTTGGCCTTGGCGTGAGCGCGGCCTTCATCCTGTCGGCCATTCCGAGCGTCGCCACCGGCGAAGCCGAGCTGCCGATCATCCTTGCGAGCCTTGGGCTTGGACTGCCGGCGCTCGCGCTGATCCTGTGCAGCGCCTGGACCGCCAATTCGAGCAATCTCTATTCGTCGGCGCTGGCCATGGCCACCATCTCCCCGAAGACGCCGCATCTGCTGCTGACCATCACCGCCGGGGTGTTGGGCGTGCTGCTGGCGGTGCTCGGCATCAGCGATTATCTCATTCCGTTTCTGACGCTGCTTGGGATCGCCATTCCACCCATTGCCGGGATTTATGTGGCCGATTTCTTTCTGGTCCGGCGCGCCGCCTATCTTAACTATGGCAAGGCTGGGCAGGCGGCGTTTCGCCCCCTCGCCTTTGTCGCCTGGGTCGCCGGGATTGGCATTGGCAGCGCCACCGCCAATTATCTTTTCAGCTTGAGCGGCATTCCCGCCGTGGATTCCGTGCTGACGGCTTTTACGGTTTATCTTGTGGGGAGCAAGCTGCCGTTCGGGCAGAAAGTCGCGCCGTCGGCGTCGCGCAACTAA
- a CDS encoding LysR substrate-binding domain-containing protein yields MRDLPSIQTLRAFEAAARHENYSMAGDELGVTHSAVSHRIRELEERLEIKLFHRIGHRMTLTREAVTLLAQVRQALVILRMAFPDAPEQSQATLVVSVHPALATKWLIPRLGAFTKLFGNTVLEIRSTAELQDFLAPGIDVSIRYGVGAWPNAAGERMTGDVLFPVCSPAYRDQHNLQQPSDLARCRLLRHAWQQWSPWLRAANLTLREPNGGMTLSDTAMLLEAAVAGEGVALAGKIFASADLKSGRLVRLFDVEIEDAYAYYVVWRAGTSLTPLGEAFRLWVRDQFAI; encoded by the coding sequence ATGCGCGATTTACCCTCGATTCAGACGCTCCGTGCCTTTGAAGCCGCCGCCCGCCACGAAAACTATTCAATGGCCGGCGATGAGCTGGGTGTGACTCATAGTGCGGTCAGCCATCGTATCCGGGAGCTGGAGGAGCGGCTTGAAATCAAGCTGTTTCACCGCATCGGCCATCGCATGACCTTGACTCGAGAGGCTGTAACGCTGCTCGCTCAGGTCCGTCAAGCCCTGGTCATTCTGCGCATGGCCTTCCCCGATGCTCCGGAGCAGTCACAGGCGACACTGGTTGTCAGCGTTCATCCGGCTCTGGCGACAAAATGGCTGATCCCCCGACTTGGCGCCTTTACCAAGTTGTTTGGCAACACCGTGCTTGAAATTCGTTCGACCGCTGAACTGCAGGATTTTCTCGCGCCGGGGATTGATGTGAGCATCCGTTATGGCGTCGGCGCCTGGCCCAATGCGGCGGGCGAACGAATGACCGGCGATGTGCTTTTTCCGGTGTGCTCGCCGGCCTATCGCGACCAGCATAATTTGCAGCAACCGAGCGATCTGGCCCGCTGTCGCCTGCTCCGCCATGCCTGGCAGCAATGGTCGCCGTGGCTCCGCGCCGCCAATCTCACCTTGCGCGAACCGAATGGCGGCATGACGCTCTCGGATACCGCCATGTTGCTTGAGGCGGCGGTGGCCGGTGAAGGGGTGGCGCTCGCCGGGAAGATTTTTGCTTCGGCGGATCTCAAAAGCGGACGGCTGGTGCGGCTGTTCGATGTGGAGATCGAGGACGCCTATGCCTATTACGTGGTGTGGCGCGCCGGAACCTCACTGACGCCGCTCGGGGAGGCGTTCCGCCTGTGGGTCAGGGACCAGTTTGCCATATAA
- a CDS encoding MFS transporter — MTKQRPSAGRAAATPLPTVKYAWYVVIILMLVQVISYLDRFLPSLLIGPIKADLHLTDFQIGLLLGPAFALFYIIVALPIGWMADRYNRRTILATSITLWCCMTALASMARSFVPLFATRLGVGLGEAAVAPCSISIISDYFTRERRARAISIFMSGTFIGAGVAFLLGGPLVHLIATLPPVMVPYVGEMRPWQMTFLLVGLPGLFLAGMMFTIREPLRRERVADTGANPTFWTAFAYIRQRWQAFGTLFLASACCVTLGSLTFWNVALFDRTWGWNVRDVGIVTGLMYLTGGPVGTALVIWLTNRRIAAGRPDASLSTLWVGLLIAVPGFAAYPMMPSAPFAVAALFVAFVGQAIATAAGPASFALIAPGQIRSQAMAIYYLVISLFGLIIGPPLVGLMTDLFGGPGQLRYAMTVEALLIGIPAIILVAIGMASYRRKVVELEQLIDASAEAVVLQG; from the coding sequence GTGACCAAACAAAGGCCAAGCGCGGGGCGTGCGGCTGCCACGCCGCTGCCGACCGTCAAATACGCCTGGTATGTGGTGATCATCCTTATGCTGGTGCAGGTCATCTCATACCTGGACCGGTTTCTGCCAAGCCTCCTCATCGGGCCGATCAAGGCCGATCTCCACCTCACCGATTTTCAGATCGGCCTTCTCCTTGGCCCGGCTTTCGCGCTGTTTTATATCATCGTCGCCCTGCCGATCGGCTGGATGGCTGACCGCTATAACCGGCGCACGATCCTTGCCACCAGTATCACGTTATGGTGCTGCATGACCGCCCTCGCGAGCATGGCGCGGAGCTTTGTTCCGCTGTTCGCGACCCGGCTCGGCGTCGGCCTCGGCGAGGCTGCGGTCGCCCCCTGTTCGATCTCGATCATCAGCGATTATTTCACCCGTGAGCGCCGCGCCCGCGCTATCAGCATTTTCATGAGCGGCACCTTCATCGGGGCCGGGGTGGCGTTCCTGCTTGGCGGGCCGCTGGTCCATCTCATCGCCACCCTGCCGCCGGTTATGGTGCCCTATGTGGGCGAGATGCGGCCGTGGCAGATGACCTTTCTGCTCGTCGGTCTGCCTGGTCTTTTTCTCGCAGGGATGATGTTCACCATCCGCGAGCCGCTGCGTCGCGAGCGGGTGGCGGACACCGGCGCCAATCCCACGTTCTGGACCGCTTTTGCTTATATTCGCCAGCGCTGGCAAGCGTTCGGGACCCTTTTTCTCGCCTCGGCCTGCTGCGTCACTCTGGGCTCGCTGACGTTCTGGAACGTGGCGCTGTTTGACCGCACCTGGGGCTGGAACGTCCGCGACGTCGGCATTGTCACCGGCTTGATGTATCTGACCGGCGGCCCGGTCGGGACTGCGCTGGTGATCTGGCTGACCAACCGGCGGATTGCTGCCGGACGCCCGGATGCGAGCCTCTCGACCCTGTGGGTCGGGCTCCTGATCGCCGTGCCCGGTTTCGCCGCCTATCCGATGATGCCGAGCGCCCCCTTTGCAGTTGCTGCGCTGTTCGTCGCCTTTGTCGGACAGGCGATTGCCACCGCCGCTGGTCCGGCGTCGTTCGCCCTTATTGCACCGGGCCAGATCCGCTCGCAAGCCATGGCCATCTACTATCTGGTCATCAGCCTTTTCGGTCTCATCATCGGCCCGCCGCTTGTGGGTCTGATGACCGATCTTTTCGGGGGACCGGGGCAATTGCGCTACGCCATGACCGTCGAAGCGCTGTTGATCGGCATCCCCGCCATCATCCTGGTTGCCATCGGCATGGCGAGTTATCGCCGCAAGGTTGTCGAGCTTGAACAATTGATCGACGCATCGGCCGAAGCGGTCGTGTTGCAAGGATAA
- a CDS encoding class I SAM-dependent methyltransferase, with protein MTLPLDDQAALDFALHLRRGWAARIYPQVKREFDDEASGSADLAAQIHALPTYPWFSWMERSSQKMLWRAVVRAVRNSPRSSRGNGAEVNAALELPSWYTDWDIHLQPGGVWSRDDAAAIYELGAKLVMMGDNDDYKFHQLFVDTAVPKKSYGTIVDLGCGFGKSTWPFAASFPDAKVIGVDLSAPCVELAAERAAEKRLAIRFIQADATATPLDDASADLVTSTMFVHEIPLAVLPTVFSEAARLLAPGGILRFLDFHVTGDAFRDFAMIEHGTRNNEPFMPDMLRNDLTAMAEAAGLRNARWVAFDERGDGRRPDLSWPERPEWHFPWAVLEAEKPA; from the coding sequence ATGACCTTACCCCTAGACGATCAAGCCGCGCTCGATTTTGCCCTTCACCTCCGCCGTGGCTGGGCCGCGCGGATCTATCCGCAGGTGAAGCGCGAATTCGATGACGAGGCGTCAGGTTCAGCGGATCTGGCCGCGCAGATCCACGCCTTGCCGACCTACCCGTGGTTTTCGTGGATGGAACGCTCATCCCAGAAAATGCTGTGGCGCGCCGTCGTCCGCGCCGTCCGCAACAGTCCGCGTTCGTCTCGCGGCAACGGGGCCGAGGTCAACGCGGCGCTCGAACTCCCCAGTTGGTACACCGACTGGGACATTCATTTGCAGCCGGGCGGCGTCTGGTCCCGTGACGATGCCGCTGCCATTTACGAGCTTGGCGCCAAACTCGTCATGATGGGCGACAACGACGACTATAAATTCCATCAATTGTTCGTCGATACAGCAGTCCCGAAAAAATCCTACGGCACCATCGTCGATCTCGGCTGCGGCTTCGGGAAATCGACCTGGCCCTTTGCCGCGAGCTTTCCCGACGCCAAGGTGATCGGCGTCGATCTGTCCGCCCCTTGCGTCGAACTCGCCGCTGAACGTGCCGCCGAAAAGCGTCTGGCCATCCGCTTCATTCAAGCCGACGCCACAGCGACGCCCCTTGACGACGCCAGCGCCGACCTCGTGACCTCGACCATGTTCGTCCATGAAATTCCGCTCGCCGTGCTGCCGACGGTTTTCAGCGAAGCGGCGCGGCTGCTCGCCCCCGGAGGCATCCTTCGTTTTCTCGATTTTCACGTGACCGGCGATGCGTTCCGCGACTTCGCCATGATCGAACACGGCACCCGCAACAACGAACCCTTCATGCCTGACATGCTGCGTAACGATCTTACCGCCATGGCTGAGGCAGCCGGGCTCCGGAACGCACGCTGGGTCGCCTTTGATGAGCGCGGCGACGGCCGCCGTCCCGATCTCAGCTGGCCGGAGCGGCCGGAATGGCATTTCCCCTGGGCCGTCCTTGAAGCGGAGAAACCGGCATGA
- a CDS encoding cupin domain-containing protein, with translation MSRDWTEFVQSQHLPWTETTLLAVDGVVETKVLSSDPETGACSLLVRYPAGFSGPARQLAVDEEFLILDGTLVIGDTTYGHLGYAHAPSGYATGERSSATGAIVLTFYSGKPQISAQTAAYDESRLVWGVSAYDVPYTGNFHPEFPPGAGRKLLYQDPVTGDTTWILGTMPLRWTERSEVHPFVEEMYLLSGEVHGDRGIFRPGAYFWRPENKVHGPYGTLTGNLYFFRTKGGPLKTDYVDAETKFHWWPSHKPVLPAALLPFGSPETDGPVCF, from the coding sequence GTGAGTAGGGATTGGACCGAATTTGTACAATCACAGCATCTTCCCTGGACCGAGACGACGCTTTTAGCTGTCGACGGTGTGGTTGAGACGAAAGTCCTGAGCAGCGACCCGGAGACCGGCGCTTGCAGCCTTCTCGTGCGCTATCCGGCAGGGTTTTCCGGGCCAGCACGGCAGCTCGCCGTTGACGAGGAATTCCTGATCCTTGATGGCACGCTCGTCATTGGCGACACCACTTATGGCCACCTGGGGTATGCCCACGCACCAAGCGGTTACGCCACCGGAGAGCGCAGTTCGGCGACCGGCGCGATTGTCCTCACCTTCTATTCGGGCAAGCCGCAAATCTCCGCGCAAACCGCAGCCTATGACGAGAGCCGTCTGGTGTGGGGCGTGAGCGCTTATGATGTGCCCTATACCGGCAATTTTCATCCGGAATTTCCGCCCGGGGCCGGCCGAAAACTCCTCTATCAGGATCCGGTCACCGGTGACACCACCTGGATTCTCGGCACCATGCCCTTGCGCTGGACCGAGCGCTCCGAGGTTCATCCCTTCGTTGAGGAAATGTATCTCCTCAGCGGCGAGGTCCATGGCGATCGTGGCATTTTCCGCCCCGGCGCATATTTTTGGCGGCCTGAAAACAAGGTCCACGGCCCTTATGGGACGCTGACCGGCAATCTCTATTTCTTCCGCACCAAGGGCGGGCCGCTGAAGACGGACTATGTCGACGCCGAAACAAAGTTCCACTGGTGGCCGAGCCATAAGCCGGTTCTGCCTGCCGCCCTCCTGCCGTTCGGATCCCCGGAGACGGACGGTCCAGTCTGTTTCTAA